In a single window of the Bactrocera dorsalis isolate Fly_Bdor chromosome 2, ASM2337382v1, whole genome shotgun sequence genome:
- the LOC125776615 gene encoding uncharacterized protein LOC125776615 yields MQLSTISIPRYVNVQSSAICQIHGFSDASIRAYGCCIYIRSQTASGIKCMLLTAKSRVAPLKTKSLPRLELSAAHLLSKLWSRVAPMLNRHFEKITFWTDSEIVLHWIKTHPSSLQTFVANRVSEIQELTDKVHWRHVPTKQNPADQVSRGCNVDELNNSIWFGGPQFLLEDPALWPINTHFQLSPEDEALEKKKNAFTLISTTEKNPILDLIEKFSSHRKLLRVVAYLLRWIRRPKMPTEGRDLTSNELHLSFLKIVQVIQHSEFANEIQKLTKGTTLPATLQKLNPFLHEYSDMSLSFKLIRVGGRLLNAPLPYDAKFPLLLYRNSHFVSTYLRFLHFRNHYAGAKALVALLRERIWLINAREACSRTVRNCTHCFHYKPKLQTQIMGNLPSERLRALRPFLICGVDFCGPIYTTLKIRGRPPVKTYIAVFVCFTSKAVHLELVSDLSTNTFIFALKRFIGRRGIPQKIYSDNATNFVGADRKLRELKEAFLAQSTEVKEFAAEEGFSFTFIPPRAPHFGGLWEAAVKSAKHLVVRALGNALLTAEELSTVLAEVEAILNSRPLAPLSQDPNDGEALTPAHLLIGCPLRALPPAQVPTDIIRCCERWQLVCYLKQQFWQQ; encoded by the coding sequence atgcagctttcaacaattagcattcctcgttacgtgaACGTacagtcgagtgccatctgccaaatacatggcttctccgacgcttcaataagagcgtacggatgctgcatatatatacgaagccaaactgctagtggtattaaatgtatgctgcttactgcaaagtctagagtggctccgctgaagaccaaatctcttccacgtcttgagctctcggcagcacatcttctttctaaattatggtcaagagttgCGCCTATGTTgaatcgacatttcgaaaaaattacattctGGACAGACTCCGAAATTGTTTTACATTGGATAAAAACACATCCTTCCTCATTACAAACATTCGTCGCaaatagagtgtccgaaatccaagagttgaccgACAAAGTGCATTGGCGGcatgtgccaacaaaacaaaatcctgcggatcaagtgtctcggggttgtaacgtggacgaattaaataattcaatatggtttggcggtccacagttcctcctagaagaccctgcattatggccaattaacacccacttccagctctcaccagaagacgaagcattagagaagaagaaaaatgcatttacattaatttcgaccaCTGAGAAAAATCcaatattggacctcattgaaaaattctcttctcatagaaaattgcttcgtgtggtcgcatatttaCTACGATGGATCAGACGACCAAAAATGCCTACGGAGGGTAGGGATCTGACATCTAACGAATTGCActtgagttttttgaaaattgttcaagtgattcaacattcggaatttgcaaatgaaatccaaaaactgactAAGGGCACCACGCTACCGGCAACCTTGCAAAAACTAAATCCGttcttgcatgagtactcggatatgtcgctttcgttcaaattaatccgagtaggaggtcgccttttaaatgcacctctcccatacgatgccaaatttccactATTGCTATATAGAAATTCGCACTTCGTTTCGACttacttacggttcctgcactttCGGAATCACTATGCTGGAGCAAAAGCgctggttgcgcttcttcgagaacgcatatggctgatTAATGCAAGAGAAgcatgcagtagaaccgtaagaaactgcacacactgctttcattacaagccgaagctgcaaacccaaataatgggaaacttGCCATCAGAAAGGCTTCGAGCGCTACGACCCTtccttatatgtggcgtagatttttgtggtccaatatatacaacattaaaaatacGTGGTCGACCACCCGTGAAAACTTATATTGCTGTTTTTGTGTGCTTTACTTCGAAAGCAGTACACTTAGAATTAGTTTCTGACTTATCGACTAATACATTCATTTTCGCCctcaaaaggttcattggtcgccgagggattCCGCAGAAAATATACAGCGACAATGCAaccaacttcgtcggcgccgaccgcaagctgcgcgagctgaaagAGGCATTTCTAGCTCAGTCAACGGAAGTGAAGGAATTCGCCGCAgaagaaggattcagcttcacctttataccacccagggcgccgcacttcggcggattatgggaggccGCGGTGAAATCCGCCAAACACCTGGTAGTTCGCGCACTCGGCAACGCTCTTCTCACCGCAGAAGAGCTGTCAACAGTACTAGCCGAAGTGGAAGCCATTCTCAACTCGCGTCCACTAGCACCGTTGAGCCAAGACCCCAACGATGGAGAAGCTCTAACGCCAGCACACCTGCTGATCGGTTGCCCTCTACGAGCACTGCCACCAGCACAAGTGCCAACGGACATAattcgttgttgcgagagatggcaacttgtttgctatctcaagcaacagttttggcagcAGTGA